A window from Thermoplasmatales archaeon encodes these proteins:
- a CDS encoding transposase gives AITEGDVNDSSLFEDFIEYIPAGSTIYGDKAYFSRKNYNIAEKKGIIFHSPPKKNALAKCRGSKEFAEEVKLYKELGYEKWAEATGYKERFNKEYVFSRLKTIFGKLKSNYSYRSCYYSYEYDYFVQ, from the coding sequence TTGCCATAACTGAAGGAGATGTAAATGATTCCTCTCTTTTTGAAGATTTTATAGAGTATATACCCGCTGGCTCTACAATTTATGGAGATAAAGCATATTTTTCAAGAAAGAATTATAATATTGCTGAAAAGAAGGGAATAATATTTCATTCCCCTCCTAAGAAAAATGCTTTAGCTAAATGTAGGGGAAGTAAAGAATTTGCAGAAGAAGTTAAATTGTATAAGGAGTTAGGATATGAAAAATGGGCAGAAGCTACTGGTTATAAAGAAAGATTTAACAAAGAATATGTTTTTTCGAGATTAAAAACAATATTTGGAAAGCTTAAGAGCAATTACTCTTACAGGAGTTGCTATTACTCTTATGAATATGATTACTTTGTGCAATAA